The stretch of DNA GGAGGATGTAAAAATTTACATTATGTTGCTGTTAAAGGAAGCTCAGAAATAGATAAATTTTTATTTATTTCCATTCCTGATGCTTGTGGATATTTCAATAATTATGAAAAGGAAACATTAAAAGAGGCTGAAGACCTTGTAAATTCTGGAAGAGGGAAAGAATTACTTTCTAAAAAAATAGTTGGTGGAATATTTCCAGTAAGTGCAAGAACAATGAATGGCTTTAAAAAGGGAAGTTCAGTTGATAGATTTCCAATAATGGATAATCCAGATGATTTTGGAATTATTTCCAAAATAGATAAGCCAATTTGTATGATATTAGCAGAACATGACAGTGTTATAATCTCATCAGCAAGGGAAGATTTAAATTTAATAAAAACAAAATTAAAAAAATGTCCTAACTTTTGTGGACAAATTATAGAAGGGGCAACTCACAGATTTATAAATAAAGATAAACAACTAGCTACAAAAATATTAGCTTGGTTAAAAGTCTTTCAGTAGAAGGGAGAAAGAAATGAAAAATAAATATTTTTATGAGGTACAAGATAAATATTTAGAAATAAAACCTAGTATAGAAAAGAGATTAGAGGAATATAGAAATATATGGGAAAAAGGAAGCAATGAAGATATTCACGCAGAACTTTCTTTTTGTATTTTAACTCCCCAATCAAAGGCAAGAAATGCATGGAAAGCAATTACAACCATGAGGGAAGAGGGAGTTTTATTTAAGGCTCCAGCAGAGGAATTATCTGAATATTTAAATATAGTTAGATTTAAAAATAATAAAGCTAGATATTTAGTTGAGCTAAGGGAAAAAATGACTGATGAAAATGGGAAAATAATAACTAAAGATTTTTTTAGTTCTTTAGGTACAGTTGAAGAAAAGAGAGAATGGATAGTTAAGAATATAAAGGGAATGGCATATAAAGAGGCAGGACATTTTTTAAGAAATATAGGTTTTGGGGACAATATAGCAATATTAGATAGACATATACTTAAAAATTTAGTTAGACTTGAAATAATAGAGGAAGTGCCTAAAACTTTAACAAAAAAATTATATTTGGACATAGAAGAAAAAATGAGAATGTTTTGTAAAGAAACAGATATTCCAATGGATCATATAGATCTTTTCTTATGGTACTTAGAAGCTGGGGAGATATTTAAATAAGCTTTTA from Fusobacterium sp. IOR10 encodes:
- a CDS encoding alpha/beta hydrolase — encoded protein: MKLIHKDTLDGLNLLGGHWEPKNRETCVILIHGMYDNIIENCFAQQVGRDLSAAGYGFIFCHTRGYGVINSIVVKDRTTGKRRNKIIGSTYEKFSESVYDIEAWVEKAKELGYKKIILASHSMGGCKNLHYVAVKGSSEIDKFLFISIPDACGYFNNYEKETLKEAEDLVNSGRGKELLSKKIVGGIFPVSARTMNGFKKGSSVDRFPIMDNPDDFGIISKIDKPICMILAEHDSVIISSAREDLNLIKTKLKKCPNFCGQIIEGATHRFINKDKQLATKILAWLKVFQ
- a CDS encoding N-glycosylase/DNA lyase: MKNKYFYEVQDKYLEIKPSIEKRLEEYRNIWEKGSNEDIHAELSFCILTPQSKARNAWKAITTMREEGVLFKAPAEELSEYLNIVRFKNNKARYLVELREKMTDENGKIITKDFFSSLGTVEEKREWIVKNIKGMAYKEAGHFLRNIGFGDNIAILDRHILKNLVRLEIIEEVPKTLTKKLYLDIEEKMRMFCKETDIPMDHIDLFLWYLEAGEIFK